One stretch of Gloeocapsa sp. PCC 73106 DNA includes these proteins:
- a CDS encoding KH domain-containing protein has translation MPNYSELVRFLIAPLLDSEESVSVDCEQLNNCQRIWVRIAVKSNDKGRVYGRGGRNLKAIHTILSATAKGANQSLYLDVYGGENTEDNAKTISRRSAPPKPRN, from the coding sequence ATGCCTAATTACTCTGAATTGGTACGGTTTTTAATAGCGCCTCTGTTAGATTCTGAGGAGTCTGTCAGTGTTGACTGTGAACAATTGAATAACTGCCAACGCATCTGGGTAAGGATCGCTGTGAAATCCAACGATAAGGGGCGCGTCTATGGTCGTGGTGGTCGCAATCTCAAGGCTATTCACACCATTTTGAGCGCCACCGCCAAAGGCGCCAATCAATCTCTCTATCTCGATGTTTATGGGGGGGAAAACACCGAAGATAATGCTAAAACGATCTCCCGTCGTTCTGCACCTCCTAAGCCCAGAAATTAG
- a CDS encoding GuaB3 family IMP dehydrogenase-related protein: MEIVIGRGKTAKRAYGIDEIALAPGARTLDPSLTETNWQLGEITREIPIIASAMDSVVDVDMAVKLSELGALGVLNLEGIQTRYVNPQPILERIASVGKSEFVELMQELYAEPIKAELITQRIGEIKAKGGIAAVSLTPVGVVKFSEILINAAPDLVFVQATVVSTDHLAPEGVTPLDLARFCQSMPLPVVLGNCVTYEVALNLMKAGAAGVLVGIGPGAACTSRGVLGIGVPQATAIADCAAARDDFADQTGIYVPIIADGGIITGGDICKCIACGADAVMIGSPIARAKEAPGQQYHWGMATPSPVLPRGTRINVGTTGTIKEILIGPARLDDGTHNLLGALKTSMGTLGAKNLKEMQQVEVIIAPSLLTEGKVYQKAQQLGMGK; encoded by the coding sequence GTGGAGATAGTAATTGGTCGAGGTAAAACGGCAAAAAGAGCCTACGGAATAGACGAAATCGCCCTCGCTCCGGGGGCGCGTACCTTAGATCCGAGTTTAACAGAAACCAATTGGCAACTCGGTGAGATTACCAGAGAAATTCCGATTATTGCTAGCGCTATGGATAGCGTTGTTGACGTGGACATGGCCGTAAAACTTTCTGAACTAGGAGCATTGGGTGTTCTCAATTTGGAGGGTATACAAACTCGCTACGTAAATCCACAGCCTATTTTAGAGCGTATCGCTTCTGTAGGTAAATCCGAGTTTGTGGAATTGATGCAGGAACTCTACGCCGAACCAATCAAGGCGGAGTTAATTACTCAAAGAATTGGAGAAATCAAAGCAAAAGGAGGCATTGCAGCGGTCAGTCTCACTCCCGTTGGGGTAGTCAAGTTTTCCGAAATCCTGATTAATGCTGCCCCTGACCTAGTTTTTGTGCAAGCTACGGTAGTATCTACGGATCATTTAGCTCCTGAAGGGGTTACCCCTCTAGATTTAGCTAGGTTCTGTCAGTCCATGCCTCTACCTGTCGTTTTGGGTAATTGTGTGACCTATGAAGTTGCCCTTAATTTGATGAAAGCGGGAGCAGCAGGGGTTTTAGTAGGGATAGGCCCTGGCGCTGCTTGTACTTCTCGCGGAGTACTAGGGATCGGTGTTCCTCAGGCTACAGCGATCGCTGACTGCGCGGCCGCTAGAGATGACTTTGCCGACCAAACTGGCATCTACGTGCCGATTATAGCCGACGGGGGTATTATTACTGGTGGTGACATCTGTAAATGTATTGCCTGTGGAGCTGACGCGGTCATGATTGGCTCCCCTATCGCTAGAGCTAAAGAAGCCCCAGGACAACAATATCACTGGGGTATGGCGACTCCTAGCCCGGTACTACCTCGTGGTACTCGTATTAATGTAGGCACTACTGGCACTATCAAGGAAATTTTGATAGGTCCAGCTCGACTCGACGATGGTACTCATAACCTCCTGGGCGCTCTTAAAACCAGTATGGGCACTCTAGGAGCTAAAAACCTCAAAGAAATGCAGCAAGTAGAGGTAATCATCGCGCCTTCGTTACTAACCGAGGGGAAAGTCTATCAGAAAGCTCAACAGTTAGGTATGGGTAAATAA
- a CDS encoding R3H domain-containing nucleic acid-binding protein has protein sequence MSETMPLEQMPITDDLDKLLEILPNSIRESIEQHPQKNQLVEVVMDLGRIPEARFSDGTADLGDQPMTKADLDHCIQRVGHFSGDNRAGIERTLHRISAMRNRGGEIIGLTCRIGRAIFGTITMIRELVESGQSILLLGRPGVGKTTALREIARVLADDLHKRVVIIDTSNEIAGDGDIPHPAIGRARRMQVSRPELQHQVMIEAVENHMPEVIVIDEIGTELEALAARTIAERGVQLVGTAHGNRLENLIKNPTLSDLVGGIQAVTLGDDEARRRNSQKTVLERKAPPTFAIAIEMLEKQRWVIHEDVAQTIDALLRGYATPQQIRTVNGQGNVEITEEPGYTTNQVNLRESPLKPTGWRASGRMTPIPSEESQQFDTLLEQSWQQKEAQTNKIRVPGPSGEDWPVYLYPYGIARSQLEQIINILNLPVVLTKDFENADAVLALRSQVKTNNKLRQMAKNYQIPIYGIKSNSIPQISYSLKQMLNLEESQSSEAEDLRLFTQAGNDDEIEALEEARLAVEQIVIPRQQPVELLPRSPKVRKMQHELVEHYHLQSDSFGEEPNRRLRIYPA, from the coding sequence ATGTCAGAAACAATGCCATTGGAGCAGATGCCAATTACGGACGACTTGGATAAGTTATTAGAGATTTTACCTAACTCAATCAGAGAGAGTATAGAACAACACCCCCAAAAAAATCAATTGGTGGAAGTAGTCATGGACTTGGGGAGGATTCCTGAAGCTCGCTTCTCAGACGGGACAGCAGATCTCGGAGATCAGCCCATGACCAAAGCAGACTTAGATCACTGTATCCAAAGGGTTGGCCATTTTAGCGGAGATAACCGAGCGGGAATCGAAAGGACCTTACATCGTATCAGCGCCATGCGTAACCGTGGCGGGGAAATTATTGGTTTAACCTGTCGTATTGGTCGGGCTATTTTTGGCACGATTACCATGATTCGGGAATTAGTTGAAAGTGGTCAGTCGATTTTGCTCTTAGGACGTCCTGGAGTGGGAAAAACTACGGCTTTGCGGGAAATAGCTAGAGTTTTAGCCGATGACCTGCACAAAAGGGTGGTAATTATCGATACGTCTAATGAAATAGCGGGAGATGGAGATATTCCTCATCCGGCGATCGGTCGCGCTCGTCGTATGCAGGTCTCTCGTCCGGAACTACAACATCAGGTGATGATTGAAGCGGTGGAAAATCATATGCCCGAAGTCATCGTTATCGACGAAATCGGTACCGAATTAGAGGCTTTAGCTGCTCGAACGATCGCCGAAAGAGGTGTACAGTTGGTGGGAACTGCTCACGGTAATCGCTTGGAAAATTTGATTAAAAATCCTACTCTTTCGGATTTAGTTGGGGGAATTCAAGCAGTTACCTTAGGAGATGATGAAGCTAGACGCAGAAACTCCCAGAAAACGGTTTTAGAGCGTAAAGCGCCTCCGACTTTTGCGATCGCGATTGAAATGTTGGAAAAACAGCGCTGGGTGATTCACGAAGACGTGGCTCAAACCATTGACGCTCTATTAAGAGGTTATGCCACACCTCAACAGATTAGAACGGTAAACGGTCAAGGGAATGTCGAGATTACTGAAGAACCTGGATATACAACAAACCAAGTAAACCTGAGAGAATCACCTCTTAAACCAACGGGATGGCGAGCTTCAGGACGAATGACCCCGATTCCCAGTGAAGAGAGTCAACAATTCGACACCCTGCTGGAGCAATCCTGGCAGCAAAAAGAAGCCCAAACTAATAAAATTCGTGTGCCAGGCCCCAGTGGGGAAGATTGGCCAGTGTATCTTTATCCCTATGGTATCGCTCGTTCTCAGTTAGAACAGATCATCAACATACTGAATTTACCCGTTGTGCTAACTAAGGATTTTGAAAATGCTGACGCTGTCTTAGCTTTACGTTCCCAGGTCAAAACTAACAACAAACTGCGTCAAATGGCGAAAAACTATCAGATTCCTATCTATGGGATTAAATCCAATAGCATACCGCAAATCAGCTACAGCTTGAAACAAATGTTAAATCTGGAGGAATCTCAAAGCAGCGAAGCTGAAGATCTACGTTTATTCACCCAAGCAGGTAACGACGATGAGATAGAGGCGTTAGAAGAAGCGAGATTAGCGGTAGAACAAATAGTTATCCCGCGCCAACAGCCCGTAGAGCTACTACCTCGTTCTCCTAAGGTACGCAAAATGCAGCACGAATTAGTAGAACATTATCACTTACAATCCGATAGCTTTGGGGAAGAACCCAATCGTCGTCTACGAATCTATCCGGCTTAG